In the Emys orbicularis isolate rEmyOrb1 chromosome 3, rEmyOrb1.hap1, whole genome shotgun sequence genome, one interval contains:
- the PRSS35 gene encoding inactive serine protease 35 produces MGHILLLLMLSIPILCLTDGAETEQDFTWHLKKVPQIVSERTFSLDSPKFEAKAKLELSNVCGIECQRRLPVPSLSDLKEFLSYETVFENGTRTLTHVNVLGLAVDAAKNATTRTSSRRKRQIYGTDSRFSISDKRFMTNFPFSTAVKISTGCSGILISPKHVLTAAHCIHNGKDYIKGSKKLRVGLLKMRSRGEGKKRRGAQRGKRDVSVARDHSEHTSELKQRSKGRGRKQKATGRSQKTSDSKPSFQWTRVKSTQIPKGWFEGVTGDVSLDYDYAVLELKRPHKKKYMELGISPTIRKMPGSMIHFSGFDDDRSGQLVYRFCSVSDESSDLFYQYCDAEPGSIGSGVYLRLKEPNKKKWKRKIIAIYSGHQWMDVNGVQQDYNVAVRITPLKYAQICFWIHGNDENCTQG; encoded by the coding sequence ATGGGACATATATTACTGTTATTGATGCTTTCCATTCCCATATTATGTCTGACGGATGGAGCCGAAACAGAACAAGATTTCACCTGGCACTTGAAGAAGGTACCCCAGATTGTGAGTGAACGGACTTTCtcccttgacagccctaaatttgAGGCAAAAGCCAAATTAGAATTGAGTAATGTGTGTGGAATTGAATGCCAAAGGAGACTCCCAGTGCCAAGCTTGTCTGACCTGAAGGAGTTTCTGTCCTATGAGACTGTTTTCGAGAATGGCACACGGACCCTGACTCATGTGAATGTTCTAGGGCTAGCAGTTGACGCAGCCAAGAACGCCACCACAAGAACGTCCTCAAGAAGAAAGAGGCAGATATATGGCACAGACAGCAGATTCAGCATCTCTGACAAGCGGTTCATGACCAACTTCCCTTTTAGCACAGCTGTGAAGATTTCCACAGGCTGCAGTGGCATTCTTATTTCCCCCAAGCACGTTCTAACAGCCGCTCACTGTATTCATAATGGCAAGGATTACATCAAGGGCAGCAAAAAGCTGAGGGTGGGATTGCTGAAGATGAGATCTAGAGGTGAGGGCAAGAAACGCAGAGGTGCTCAAAGGGGTAAGAGAGATGTTTCTGTGGCAAGAGATCACAGTGAGCATACCTCAGAATTGAAGCAGAGATCCAAAGGTCGTGGCAGAAAACAAAAGGCAACAGGGAGGAGTCAGAAAACCTCTGATAGTAAACCTTCCTTCCAGTGGACCAGAGTAAAGAGTACCCAGATCCCAAAAGGCTGGTTTGAAGGCGTAACTGGGGATGTTTCCCTGGATTATGATTATGCTGTTCTTGAGCTCAAGCGCCCTCACAAAAAGAAATATATGGAGCTGGGAATCAGCCCAACAATCAGAAAGATGCCTGGTAGCATGATCCACTTCTCAGGTTTTGATGATGATCGATCTGGACAGTTGGTCTATCGATTTTGTAGTGTGTCTGATGAATCCAGTGATCTCTTCTACCAGTACTGTGATGCTGAGCCTGGGTCTATTGGCTCTGGAGTCTATCTCCGCCTTAAAGAGCCAAACAAGAAGAAATGGAAACGCAAGATCATTGCTATTTATTCAGGTCATCAGTGGATGGATGTCAATGGTGTGCAGCAAGATTATAATGTAGCAGTACGAATTACTCCTCTCAAGTATGCCCAGATTTGTTTCTGGATACATGGGAATGATGAGAATTGTACACAAGGCTGA